The following proteins are co-located in the Leptospira selangorensis genome:
- the priA gene encoding replication restart helicase PriA: MIQYAELAFDLPILEDTFTYEVPPGTQVGMRVETKLRGRKEEGIVLSLHHNEPSYEVLQVDRVIDKTPVINEEQIELAYWVKEQYLASLGECIHKMIPSGRRHSKVKLNENITASEPFKLNEEQERAYQNIKSDFGKDSIHLLFGITGSGKTEVYLHLIRDILENSNKGVLLLVPEIGLTYHIIRKLEAVFPGQIALLHSALKVSERFKAYTDLLQGKKRIAVGTRSAVFAPITNLGLVIIDEEHDGSFKEHSTPRYHARQVALQRCRQNKAVLVLGSATPSLEVYHLAKTGKIGLQILTKRPGTAKPPTVRIEENKKDARLIGSELTFAIKQRLDKKEQVILLLNRRGYSPLIYSEKEKNYIPCPNCTSHLCYHKKGTVICHLCGFSDSLQRLESKLGEKLIMMGTGTQKLEEFLLETFPGAKVERLDQDSIQDKSVLTDVIGRLVDGEIDILTGTQMISKGLDAARVTLVGVLNAGIGLGLPDFRAGERVFSLLTQVAGRAGRSDLAGEVLIETNTVDHPIIRMALDQDYIRFYDSEIKTREELFYPPFSRLVRILSRSKDESLSLKTIEEVHQVLKKYLPEPNTVVLGPAPCPFYKIDANFRNHILIKTTVQNKWREILKKEIRPLKISKNVYLELDFDPLDLV; the protein is encoded by the coding sequence TTGATCCAATACGCAGAACTAGCCTTCGATCTTCCTATCTTAGAAGACACATTCACCTATGAGGTACCTCCAGGCACCCAAGTCGGAATGAGGGTAGAAACAAAACTGAGAGGAAGAAAAGAAGAAGGAATCGTATTATCCTTACATCATAATGAACCAAGCTACGAAGTTCTACAAGTGGATCGGGTCATAGACAAAACTCCAGTTATTAACGAAGAGCAGATTGAGCTCGCGTATTGGGTAAAAGAACAATACCTTGCTTCTCTTGGAGAATGTATTCATAAGATGATCCCGTCCGGGAGAAGGCATTCTAAAGTAAAACTTAACGAGAATATCACTGCTTCCGAACCGTTTAAATTAAACGAAGAACAAGAAAGAGCTTACCAAAACATAAAATCGGATTTTGGAAAAGATTCTATCCATCTTCTATTCGGGATCACTGGAAGTGGAAAAACGGAAGTATATTTACATTTGATCCGTGATATTCTAGAAAACTCAAATAAAGGAGTTTTGTTATTAGTTCCCGAGATCGGTCTTACCTATCATATTATACGCAAATTAGAAGCGGTCTTTCCTGGACAAATCGCATTATTACATTCCGCTTTGAAAGTTTCAGAAAGATTCAAAGCATATACGGACCTTCTACAAGGTAAAAAGAGAATTGCTGTAGGAACAAGATCTGCAGTATTCGCACCCATTACAAACTTAGGACTCGTCATCATAGACGAAGAGCATGACGGTTCCTTTAAAGAACATTCTACACCAAGATACCATGCAAGACAGGTTGCATTACAAAGATGCAGGCAGAATAAAGCAGTATTAGTCTTAGGATCAGCGACTCCTTCTTTAGAGGTGTATCATCTAGCAAAAACAGGAAAGATCGGACTACAAATACTTACCAAAAGACCCGGAACTGCTAAACCGCCTACGGTCCGCATCGAAGAAAACAAAAAAGACGCAAGGCTGATCGGTTCAGAACTTACATTTGCGATCAAGCAAAGATTGGATAAAAAGGAACAAGTCATTCTACTTCTAAACAGAAGAGGATACAGCCCGCTTATCTATTCCGAAAAAGAAAAAAATTATATCCCATGCCCGAATTGTACATCTCATCTATGTTATCATAAAAAAGGCACCGTTATCTGTCATCTCTGCGGATTTTCGGATTCTCTCCAAAGATTAGAATCTAAACTGGGAGAAAAACTGATAATGATGGGAACCGGCACACAAAAACTGGAAGAATTTCTTTTGGAAACTTTCCCAGGTGCAAAAGTAGAACGTTTAGACCAAGATTCTATCCAAGACAAAAGTGTTCTTACGGATGTGATCGGAAGATTGGTAGACGGAGAGATAGATATTCTCACCGGAACACAGATGATTTCCAAAGGTTTAGATGCAGCTCGAGTCACTCTAGTCGGAGTTTTGAATGCAGGTATCGGCCTAGGGCTTCCCGATTTCAGAGCAGGAGAAAGAGTATTTTCTCTTTTAACTCAAGTGGCAGGAAGAGCAGGGCGATCAGATCTAGCCGGAGAAGTTTTGATCGAAACAAATACTGTAGATCATCCGATTATTCGAATGGCATTAGACCAAGACTATATTCGATTTTATGATTCAGAGATCAAAACGAGAGAAGAACTTTTTTATCCACCATTCTCTCGTTTAGTACGTATCCTATCCAGGTCCAAAGATGAAAGTCTTTCTCTCAAAACGATCGAAGAAGTTCATCAGGTTCTCAAAAAATATTTGCCTGAGCCAAACACTGTAGTTTTGGGTCCGGCTCCTTGTCCTTTTTATAAAATAGATGCGAATTTCAGAAATCATATCCTGATCAAAACGACTGTGCAGAACAAATGGAGAGAGATCTTAAAAAAGGAGATCAGACCCCTTAAAATTTCTAAAAACGTTTACCTGGAATTGGATTTTGATCCATTGGATCTTGTCTGA
- a CDS encoding sigma-54-dependent transcriptional regulator, translated as MRIFIVDDEPEIRKSLQDILEDENYEAEQFSSGKNFLKHLKIERPSLVLLDVWLGKEDGLVILDEIKKIYPTVPVVMISGHGTIELAVQATKKGALDFLEKPLSIAKVLEAVEEALVYSEKSEAPEIKLESDEILGNSPAIQKVKFSIAQAAATNARVFIYGENGTGKELVAKTIFKNSKRKDQPFVEVNCAALPEELIESELFGYVKGAFTGATDTRIGKFEAANGGTLFLDEICDMSLSTQAKVLRILQEQRFEKLGSTEQVSVDVRVIAATNIPVEEAIKEGKFREDLYYRLNVIPIVIPPLRDRKSDIPLLVDHYVRQTIAENNLTPKIIEKEAVSLLENHFWPGNIRELKNVIERLCIMTVSDIIRAQDVKDSMTGFVKANDLVEKGDFKKAKEEFEKQYILKTLQTNEGNVSKTSKALGIERSHLYRKMKSLGIQAEDIHD; from the coding sequence ATGAGAATATTCATAGTAGATGATGAGCCGGAAATCCGCAAATCTCTCCAAGATATTTTGGAAGATGAGAACTATGAAGCGGAACAATTTTCATCCGGAAAAAACTTCCTTAAACATCTAAAGATAGAAAGACCAAGTTTAGTTTTATTAGATGTATGGCTCGGAAAAGAAGATGGATTAGTCATCTTGGATGAGATCAAAAAAATTTATCCGACAGTCCCAGTGGTTATGATCTCGGGACATGGGACGATAGAACTCGCAGTACAAGCCACCAAAAAGGGTGCATTAGACTTTTTAGAAAAACCGTTGTCCATCGCAAAAGTATTAGAAGCGGTAGAAGAAGCACTCGTATATTCTGAAAAATCCGAAGCTCCGGAAATCAAACTGGAATCGGATGAAATTTTAGGAAATTCGCCCGCAATCCAAAAAGTAAAATTCTCCATAGCTCAGGCGGCAGCTACAAACGCTAGAGTTTTCATTTATGGAGAGAATGGAACTGGAAAGGAATTAGTAGCTAAAACTATATTCAAAAATTCTAAAAGAAAAGACCAACCGTTCGTAGAGGTCAACTGTGCTGCTCTTCCGGAAGAATTGATAGAATCGGAACTTTTCGGTTATGTAAAAGGTGCTTTTACGGGAGCAACTGACACAAGGATCGGAAAATTCGAGGCTGCCAATGGAGGCACCTTATTTTTGGACGAGATATGCGATATGTCCTTATCCACCCAGGCAAAAGTACTTCGTATCTTACAAGAACAAAGATTCGAAAAATTAGGAAGTACGGAACAAGTATCCGTAGATGTTAGAGTGATCGCCGCTACAAATATCCCGGTGGAAGAAGCAATCAAAGAGGGAAAATTCAGAGAAGATCTTTATTATAGATTGAATGTGATCCCGATCGTAATTCCTCCTTTAAGAGATCGCAAATCGGATATTCCATTACTTGTAGATCATTATGTAAGACAAACAATCGCAGAAAATAATCTCACTCCTAAAATTATAGAAAAAGAAGCAGTTTCACTTCTAGAAAACCATTTCTGGCCGGGGAATATCAGAGAACTTAAGAACGTGATCGAAAGACTTTGTATCATGACTGTTAGTGATATTATCAGAGCCCAAGACGTGAAGGACTCCATGACAGGTTTCGTAAAAGCGAATGATCTGGTGGAAAAAGGGGACTTCAAAAAAGCAAAAGAAGAATTCGAAAAACAATATATTCTTAAAACATTACAGACAAACGAAGGAAATGTTTCCAAAACTTCCAAGGCTCTCGGAATAGAAAGATCCCATTTATACAGAAAAATGAAATCCTTAGGAATACAGGCGGAGGATATCCATGACTAA